In a genomic window of Flavobacterium sp. KACC 22761:
- a CDS encoding family 2A encapsulin nanocompartment shell protein, with amino-acid sequence MAESKQQQTALGDVAARQLAIATRTVPQIGTTSPRWLTHLLHWTPVESGVFRLNKVKNANHIEVDCSARDERVLPNTFVDYIENPREYNLAAVQTIVEVHTRVSDLYSKPYNQISEQLRLAIETIKERQESELINNKDYGLLSNVAPSQIIKTRTGAPTPDDLDELLTKVWKEPGFFLLHPLAIAAFGRECTRRGVPPPTVSLFGSQFLTWRGIPLIPSDKLPIVKGKSKIILLRTGESRQGVIGLIQPGLQGEQSPGLSVRFMGINEKAIASYLVSLYCSLAILVDDAIAVLEDVEIGKYHEYKY; translated from the coding sequence ATGGCAGAATCTAAACAACAACAGACCGCATTAGGCGATGTTGCAGCAAGACAACTCGCGATTGCAACACGTACCGTACCCCAAATTGGAACCACTTCTCCACGCTGGCTAACGCATCTTTTGCATTGGACACCTGTAGAATCGGGAGTTTTTCGTTTGAACAAAGTAAAAAATGCCAACCACATTGAAGTCGATTGTTCTGCACGCGACGAAAGAGTTTTACCAAACACTTTTGTTGATTATATCGAAAATCCAAGAGAGTACAATCTTGCCGCCGTTCAGACTATTGTAGAAGTTCACACTCGAGTTTCTGACTTGTACAGTAAGCCTTATAATCAAATTTCTGAACAGCTACGTTTGGCAATAGAAACTATTAAAGAACGTCAGGAAAGTGAATTAATCAACAACAAAGATTACGGATTATTGAGCAACGTTGCTCCCTCGCAAATCATAAAAACCCGCACAGGCGCACCAACTCCAGATGATTTAGACGAATTGCTGACAAAAGTCTGGAAAGAACCAGGTTTCTTTTTGCTTCATCCGTTGGCGATTGCCGCTTTTGGACGCGAATGTACGCGCAGAGGAGTTCCACCGCCAACTGTATCATTATTTGGTTCTCAATTTTTGACGTGGAGAGGAATTCCGCTTATTCCATCAGATAAATTGCCAATCGTAAAAGGAAAATCAAAAATCATTTTATTACGTACGGGTGAAAGCCGTCAAGGCGTAATTGGACTGATTCAGCCGGGATTACAAGGCGAACAATCTCCAGGATTATCTGTTCGTTTTATGGGAATTAATGAAAAAGCGATTGCTTCTTACCTAGTTTCACTTTATTGTTCTTTAGCCATTTTGGTTGATGATGCCATCGCTGTTTTAGAGGATGTCGAAATAGGAAAGTATCATGAATACAAATACTAA
- a CDS encoding family 2A encapsulin nanocompartment cargo protein cysteine desulfurase — translation MNTNTNINGLPNIDELQKLANELFSTLPNEFPKEISLSPDKNEHPRATKIAETLLEAGNVNSINAFPAYSPSHVLPVQHSFSGFGVSPSVANYGNTGASVLYPNAGAGFSPQKENSFDSIHDDNGLNINNPQTGFHDINLKNSDAPQLKEESLFSSLLLNDQYLPFQSENSSFENELKAALESVDTFFRKRSDFPSSGNENSYYFLEQNPFAYSKNTNAIVGSSLGTNPLSGSTSSHFNAELIKKDFPILNETVNGKPLVWFDNAATTQKPKSVIDRIAYFYEHENSNIHRAAHELAARASDAYEAAREKVKTFLNASSVNEIVFVRGATEGINLVASTWGDQNLNSGDEIIVSNLEHHANIVPWKRLADKKGLKLRVIPVDDDGQILLDEYEKLLNSKTRLVAFTQVSNALGTITPAKKITEMAHATGAKVLIDGAQSVSHMKVDVQDLNPDWLVFSGHKLFGPTGIGALYGKEDLLNEMQPYQSGGNMIQDVTFEEIKYHKAPNRFEAGTGNIADAIGLGAAIDYVTKLGIEAIGQYEHYLLEYATRQLKEIPGVRLIGTAKEKASVLSFNLQGYTNDQVGQALNKEGVAVRTGHHCAQPILRRMGVETTVRPSLAFYNTTQDVDTFIRTLWELKKVKF, via the coding sequence ATGAATACAAATACTAACATAAACGGTTTGCCAAACATTGACGAGCTGCAAAAATTAGCCAACGAACTGTTCAGTACTTTGCCCAACGAATTTCCAAAGGAAATCTCATTGAGTCCAGACAAAAACGAACATCCGCGGGCTACAAAAATTGCAGAAACACTGCTGGAGGCCGGAAATGTAAATTCAATAAATGCATTTCCTGCTTATAGTCCGTCACATGTTTTGCCTGTACAACATTCTTTCAGCGGTTTTGGAGTTTCTCCATCTGTAGCAAATTATGGAAATACAGGCGCTTCGGTTTTGTATCCAAATGCTGGCGCTGGATTTTCTCCACAAAAAGAAAATTCTTTTGACAGCATTCACGATGACAACGGTTTAAACATTAATAATCCGCAAACAGGTTTTCATGATATCAATTTAAAAAACAGCGACGCTCCTCAGCTTAAGGAGGAATCTTTGTTTTCGTCGTTGCTTTTAAACGATCAGTATTTGCCTTTTCAGAGTGAAAATTCTTCTTTTGAAAATGAATTAAAAGCGGCCTTAGAAAGTGTGGATACTTTTTTCCGAAAAAGATCTGATTTTCCGTCAAGCGGAAATGAAAATTCGTATTATTTTTTAGAGCAGAATCCGTTCGCTTATTCAAAAAATACAAATGCGATTGTAGGAAGTTCTTTGGGAACAAATCCATTAAGTGGCAGTACAAGCTCACATTTCAATGCCGAATTAATCAAAAAAGATTTTCCAATTCTGAATGAAACCGTAAACGGAAAACCTTTAGTTTGGTTTGATAATGCGGCAACTACTCAAAAACCAAAATCGGTTATTGATCGAATTGCATATTTCTATGAACATGAAAATTCAAACATTCATCGTGCAGCGCATGAATTGGCAGCACGTGCTTCTGATGCTTATGAAGCCGCTCGCGAAAAAGTAAAAACCTTTTTGAATGCTTCATCTGTAAACGAAATTGTTTTTGTTCGTGGTGCTACTGAAGGAATAAATCTTGTCGCTTCGACTTGGGGCGATCAAAATTTAAATTCTGGAGACGAAATTATTGTCAGCAATTTAGAACATCATGCGAACATTGTTCCGTGGAAAAGATTGGCTGATAAAAAAGGATTAAAACTTCGCGTAATTCCAGTCGACGATGATGGTCAGATTTTGCTCGACGAATATGAAAAACTGTTGAATTCAAAAACGCGATTGGTTGCTTTTACACAAGTTTCAAATGCTTTGGGAACAATAACTCCCGCCAAAAAAATAACCGAAATGGCTCATGCTACAGGTGCAAAAGTTTTAATTGACGGAGCACAATCTGTTTCACACATGAAAGTTGATGTTCAGGATTTGAATCCCGATTGGCTGGTATTTTCAGGACATAAACTTTTTGGCCCAACGGGAATTGGAGCGTTATACGGAAAAGAAGATTTATTGAACGAAATGCAACCGTATCAATCTGGCGGAAACATGATTCAGGATGTAACTTTTGAGGAAATAAAATACCACAAAGCACCCAATCGTTTTGAAGCTGGAACGGGAAATATTGCCGATGCAATTGGTCTTGGCGCAGCAATTGATTACGTAACAAAACTTGGAATTGAGGCAATTGGACAATATGAGCATTATTTGCTTGAATATGCAACAAGACAGCTGAAAGAAATTCCGGGTGTCAGATTGATTGGCACAGCAAAAGAAAAAGCGAGTGTATTATCTTTTAATTTGCAAGGTTATACAAACGATCAAGTTGGTCAAGCTTTAAACAAAGAAGGTGTCGCAGTTCGAACCGGACATCATTGTGCACAACCAATTTTGCGTAGAATGGGAGTTGAAACTACAGTTCGACC